One window from the genome of Moorena sp. SIOASIH encodes:
- the lepB gene encoding signal peptidase I, with product MDAQKKKLAAPSESSESVQEQQADAQGQQPDKGGTPFWKQVQENFQIIAIALALALLIRVFVAEPRYIPSDSMYPTLGIGDRLVVEKISYRFHTPKVGDIIVFELPPQLQILGYSKDQAFIKRVIGTSGDTVQVKDGKVYRNGTPLDEDYIAQPPHYQMGLVQVPEDQLFVMGDNRNNSNDSHVWGFLGKDKVIGRACFRFWPLSEIGSI from the coding sequence ATGGATGCACAGAAAAAGAAATTAGCAGCACCGAGTGAATCTTCTGAATCTGTTCAGGAGCAGCAAGCAGATGCTCAGGGTCAACAACCGGACAAGGGTGGCACGCCATTCTGGAAGCAAGTACAGGAAAATTTCCAAATTATTGCGATCGCACTAGCCTTAGCTCTATTGATTCGAGTATTTGTGGCAGAACCTCGCTACATTCCCTCGGATTCCATGTACCCTACTTTGGGAATAGGCGATCGCTTAGTGGTCGAAAAAATCTCTTACCGTTTCCATACCCCAAAAGTCGGTGACATTATAGTGTTTGAACTACCGCCACAATTACAAATTTTGGGTTACTCAAAAGACCAAGCTTTCATCAAGCGGGTGATTGGCACATCCGGTGATACGGTTCAAGTCAAAGATGGCAAAGTTTATCGCAACGGTACTCCTCTAGACGAGGACTACATTGCCCAACCTCCCCATTATCAGATGGGACTGGTGCAGGTGCCAGAAGATCAGCTATTTGTGATGGGAGACAACCGCAACAATAGCAACGATTCCCATGTTTGGGGTTTTCTAGGTAAAGACAAAGTGATTGGTCGTGCCTGTTTCCGTTTTTGGCCACTTAGTGAAATTGGTTCGATCTGA
- a CDS encoding S-layer homology domain-containing protein translates to MLSACANTNLGNALQRSLGADPTLKDNPPKNLGGPSPNKPQSTPQKQKSVPLPEDFPTEIPRYQQATLAQVEPLKDAAGPGKLTIWSSPDPINLIQNFYQKTFESGGWEVLDQPEDQDGGTFIVRRNDLDVTLSIPSGATTGKSSAASSSKPPAVATNSSVTTFDIQYVRDGKDTKAEKPQASQKPTQPPKPQPSQKPTQAQKPTQPPKPQPSQKPTQAQKPTQPPKPQPPSEVASKPAKVRSGQPEKFTDLDKVPRDLRKYVADLAELGVLTPDTANPKTNADSQGTQFAPNQTISRRQYARWLMDANNRIYANRPGLQIRLASKTTQPAFQDVPRTDPDFPYIQGLADAGLISSPLSGDSTAVLFRPDAPLTRENLMLWKVPLDTRKALPKASIEAVKETWGFKDTAEIDPKALRAVLADFRNGDLANIRRVFGYTILFQPKKPVTRAEAGAALWYFGSQGEGQSAKEALFLKPQTSQPSGAPKATSSN, encoded by the coding sequence TTGTTGAGTGCCTGCGCCAACACTAACCTAGGTAACGCTTTGCAGCGGTCTTTGGGAGCAGACCCCACACTGAAAGATAACCCACCCAAAAACTTGGGTGGGCCATCTCCGAATAAGCCTCAAAGTACTCCCCAGAAACAGAAGTCAGTACCGTTGCCAGAAGACTTCCCCACTGAGATTCCCCGTTATCAACAAGCAACCTTGGCACAAGTGGAACCCCTCAAAGATGCTGCTGGTCCAGGTAAGTTGACGATTTGGTCATCCCCTGACCCAATTAATTTAATTCAGAACTTTTACCAAAAGACCTTTGAGTCGGGAGGCTGGGAAGTCCTCGACCAGCCAGAGGATCAAGATGGTGGCACATTCATCGTCCGTCGTAATGACTTGGACGTTACCCTTTCGATTCCTTCTGGTGCCACCACTGGCAAATCCAGTGCTGCCTCCTCATCAAAGCCGCCAGCGGTTGCTACCAACAGCAGTGTGACTACATTTGATATTCAGTACGTCCGGGATGGTAAGGATACCAAAGCTGAGAAACCACAAGCATCCCAGAAACCAACACAACCTCCGAAACCACAACCATCCCAGAAACCAACACAAGCTCAAAAACCAACACAACCTCCGAAACCACAACCATCCCAGAAACCAACACAAGCTCAAAAACCAACACAACCTCCGAAACCACAACCACCCTCTGAGGTGGCCAGTAAGCCAGCTAAGGTCAGGTCAGGACAACCAGAGAAATTTACTGACTTGGATAAAGTCCCCCGAGATTTGCGTAAGTATGTGGCAGATTTGGCAGAATTGGGAGTCTTAACTCCAGACACCGCTAATCCAAAGACCAATGCTGATAGTCAAGGTACTCAGTTTGCGCCGAATCAAACCATAAGCCGCCGTCAGTATGCCCGTTGGCTGATGGATGCCAATAATCGGATCTATGCCAATCGTCCAGGATTGCAAATCCGTTTAGCATCCAAAACTACTCAACCTGCATTTCAGGATGTGCCTCGTACTGATCCTGATTTTCCCTATATTCAGGGATTAGCTGATGCTGGATTAATTTCTAGTCCCCTCAGTGGCGATTCTACGGCAGTATTGTTTCGTCCAGATGCACCGTTGACTAGGGAAAATCTGATGTTGTGGAAAGTGCCTCTCGATACTCGTAAAGCCTTGCCCAAAGCCTCTATTGAAGCAGTGAAAGAAACTTGGGGCTTCAAAGATACCGCTGAAATTGACCCGAAAGCATTGCGAGCGGTCTTAGCTGATTTCCGAAATGGCGATTTGGCAAACATTCGCCGAGTCTTTGGTTATACAATATTGTTTCAGCCTAAAAAACCAGTCACCCGTGCTGAAGCAGGAGCAGCGCTTTGGTATTTCGGTTCTCAGGGTGAAGGGCAATCTGCCAAAGAAGCACTGTTTCTTAAACCTCAAACCAGTCAGCCATCAGGGGCACCAAAAGCTACATCATCGAATTAG